In the genome of Aridibaculum aurantiacum, one region contains:
- a CDS encoding T9SS type A sorting domain-containing protein: MMRIFTHVSLRAILLFFVLMTALNGWGQGNEDFTNLPTTTPASYLSRTWTGTDGVTWTAEGARTDRTLNGKAITFGTSGSRWVTSPVYAGGMGTLKFNYVRDFTGTGTRTIQVYVNGTQVGTDITVSPTSDGVIQYSQAINIGGNIQLEIRSIGAAQVKIDDINWTSYSTSSVPTKLAITLISPSSPTANAPFNVTVQAQDNTNTAANVTAATDVTLSVQTGTGTLGGTITGTIPAGSNAVTISGVTYSVAESGVVLTATRTSGDNLTAGNSAAFTVVAPPVEGLQLTATNTRVTIDFDNTVASSNNGQFAGARTAENPAAGELNSTTWAINSGVTSGAASFTPVTTGGGLQAIGTHPSGGNFYAFETEPGNVALGFQATGSYFNPGSVTLKIQNNTGSTINSLSILYRLLSYNDQGRGSSFELSFSVDNSSYSPLPAFGLETPAALDQAPVWKSHVRAAEINGISVSADGFIFIRWTSADASGSGSRDELAIDDINIVANSTNTHQLFSGSIQDAIIGTNTSLPATTNITDSIKLLAGATLLTNNNLTLRSTMFGTARVATSAGTISGNVTVERFIPNKRAWRLLAAPLANNTNAPTIFTSWQEGGNPGSFGTHITKPGATGTDGYDVSSMAAASSIRFFDGSVLQTPATTNATKVTDNGGAYFLFVRGDRTIDLTNTAASSSTILRMTGNINQGNLSVGVQGANFSLIPNPYPSPVDYEKIFNGNSLSGVYYVWDATMGTGAYRTVDRQTANTYQVTPSTGSAASDNLVRLIRSGQAIFVPGTSTVSFTEAMKTDSVATANVFRTGSGTEELTIDLKVVTGTATTLVDGVRAKFSNSYSNAVDNNDITKINNFSENLAIVRESKNLSVEKRDLVESADTVFMRLWNTGIKNYQFELQASDFSTSANLEAYLLDKYLQTSTPVSLTGNTAYDFSITSDAASAAQDRFMVVFKTATTLPVAYASVKAYQKNSGVQVEWNVATEVNTNQYEVEKSVNGTTFSKAGNVVANGTGAYSWFDAQPSSGANYYRIKAIDNNGAGKLSQVVSVKIGGTKAGISIYPNPVEGNVLNLQLNNLAAGVYELRLYNNLGQQVMVRNIKHAGGSATQTINLTDAVGAGIYQLQLGNVDLKMNHQVIVK, from the coding sequence GGAACGGGAACTCGAACTATTCAAGTTTATGTAAATGGTACACAAGTGGGCACAGACATAACTGTAAGTCCAACAAGTGATGGAGTAATTCAATATTCTCAAGCTATCAATATTGGTGGTAATATTCAGTTAGAAATACGCAGTATAGGAGCAGCACAGGTAAAAATTGACGACATTAACTGGACGAGTTACTCAACGTCATCAGTTCCTACTAAACTCGCCATAACCTTAATTTCTCCTTCTTCACCCACAGCTAACGCTCCTTTTAACGTAACTGTACAGGCACAGGATAACACGAACACAGCAGCCAATGTTACCGCTGCCACTGATGTTACACTTTCAGTACAAACTGGTACAGGCACGTTAGGCGGAACTATAACAGGTACTATTCCTGCAGGTTCTAATGCAGTTACCATCAGTGGTGTTACTTATAGTGTTGCAGAGAGTGGTGTTGTGCTTACTGCTACCAGAACCTCAGGGGATAATCTAACTGCAGGTAACAGTGCTGCCTTTACAGTGGTTGCGCCACCAGTAGAAGGACTACAATTAACAGCAACTAATACAAGAGTAACTATAGATTTTGATAACACTGTGGCTAGTTCGAATAATGGCCAGTTTGCTGGTGCGAGAACCGCAGAGAATCCTGCAGCTGGCGAACTCAATTCAACTACATGGGCTATCAATAGTGGTGTGACAAGCGGTGCTGCTTCTTTTACCCCTGTAACAACTGGAGGTGGTTTGCAAGCAATTGGTACACATCCTTCTGGAGGTAATTTTTATGCATTCGAAACAGAACCTGGTAATGTTGCATTAGGCTTCCAGGCAACCGGTAGTTATTTTAACCCTGGTAGTGTCACATTAAAGATTCAAAACAATACAGGGTCAACAATCAACTCTTTATCTATTTTGTACAGATTGTTGTCGTATAACGATCAAGGTCGTGGTAGTTCTTTTGAGCTTTCTTTCTCTGTCGATAATTCATCTTATTCTCCTTTGCCGGCATTTGGTCTTGAAACACCTGCTGCACTGGATCAGGCACCGGTGTGGAAGAGTCATGTTCGTGCTGCAGAAATCAACGGAATAAGTGTTTCAGCAGACGGTTTCATCTTTATCAGGTGGACTTCAGCAGATGCATCTGGATCCGGAAGCCGTGATGAACTTGCAATAGATGATATAAATATTGTTGCCAACAGCACCAATACACACCAATTGTTTAGCGGTTCTATTCAAGATGCAATCATTGGTACAAATACATCGCTGCCAGCAACTACCAATATTACAGATAGCATCAAACTTTTGGCTGGTGCAACATTGCTCACTAATAACAACCTTACTCTTCGGTCTACCATGTTTGGGACTGCTCGTGTCGCTACTTCAGCAGGCACCATCTCCGGCAATGTAACTGTTGAACGCTTCATTCCAAACAAGCGTGCATGGCGCTTACTGGCGGCTCCTTTGGCAAACAATACAAATGCTCCTACCATCTTCACCAGCTGGCAGGAAGGTGGGAACCCTGGCAGCTTTGGAACCCATATCACTAAACCAGGAGCTACTGGTACTGATGGATATGATGTGTCGTCTATGGCTGCAGCATCATCTATCCGTTTCTTTGATGGAAGTGTGTTGCAGACGCCAGCTACCACCAATGCTACCAAGGTAACTGACAATGGTGGCGCTTATTTTCTCTTCGTTCGTGGTGATCGTACTATAGACCTTACAAACACTGCAGCCAGCAGCAGTACCATCTTGCGTATGACCGGCAACATCAACCAGGGTAATTTGTCTGTAGGTGTACAGGGTGCTAATTTCTCACTCATTCCTAATCCTTATCCTTCGCCTGTTGATTACGAAAAGATATTTAACGGTAACAGCCTGTCAGGAGTTTATTATGTATGGGATGCTACAATGGGAACAGGTGCTTACCGTACAGTAGACAGGCAAACTGCTAATACCTACCAGGTGACGCCATCCACCGGAAGTGCTGCCTCCGACAACCTGGTGCGTTTGATACGCAGCGGCCAGGCCATCTTTGTTCCTGGCACAAGTACTGTTTCATTTACTGAAGCAATGAAAACAGACAGTGTTGCTACTGCAAATGTTTTCCGAACAGGCAGTGGAACAGAAGAGTTGACGATTGACCTGAAGGTTGTGACTGGTACTGCAACAACTTTAGTAGATGGTGTGAGAGCCAAATTCAGCAATAGCTATAGCAATGCTGTCGATAACAATGACATTACCAAGATCAACAACTTTAGCGAGAACCTGGCTATTGTTCGTGAGAGCAAAAATCTATCTGTAGAAAAGCGTGACCTGGTTGAAAGTGCGGATACAGTTTTCATGAGACTATGGAATACAGGTATCAAGAACTACCAGTTCGAATTACAGGCATCAGATTTCAGCACCTCAGCTAATCTTGAAGCATACCTGTTGGACAAGTACCTGCAAACAAGCACACCGGTTAGTTTAACTGGTAACACCGCCTACGACTTTAGTATCACAAGCGATGCAGCAAGTGCAGCTCAGGATCGTTTTATGGTTGTATTTAAAACAGCTACCACGCTGCCTGTTGCTTATGCTTCTGTAAAAGCTTACCAAAAGAATAGTGGTGTACAGGTAGAATGGAATGTTGCTACCGAAGTTAATACCAATCAATACGAGGTTGAAAAATCTGTGAATGGTACAACTTTCTCTAAAGCTGGTAACGTAGTAGCTAACGGTACAGGTGCTTATAGCTGGTTTGATGCACAACCAAGTTCAGGAGCTAATTACTATAGGATTAAGGCCATAGATAATAATGGTGCAGGTAAACTGAGCCAGGTAGTGAGCGTGAAAATTGGTGGCACCAAGGCTGGCATCAGTATCTATCCTAACCCAGTAGAAGGAAACGTACTTAACCTGCAACTAAATAATCTTGCTGCTGGTGTATACGAACTAAGATTGTACAATAACCTCGGCCAGCAGGTAATGGTTAGAAACATCAAGCATGCCGGCGGATCTGCTACGCAGACTATCAACTTGACTGATGCTGTTGGTGCAGGCATTTACCAACTGCAGCTGGGTAATGTTGACCTGAAGATGAACCACCAGGTAATAGTGAAATAA
- a CDS encoding DUF4293 domain-containing protein, translating into MIQRIQSIWLLLAAIVAFVYTQVPLFTGTLPDGLERNYLATENLLLFALAVAVGLIAATAIFLYKNRPMQMRLCFFGLLGSIALIALEVLRLDNFKTDYQVATGTYAWGSLLPIFLIVFFILAWRGVRKDQKLIKSMDRLR; encoded by the coding sequence ATGATACAAAGAATTCAATCGATATGGCTACTGCTGGCAGCCATTGTTGCTTTTGTTTATACACAAGTTCCTCTATTTACCGGTACACTACCCGATGGCCTTGAAAGGAACTACCTGGCCACAGAAAACCTGCTATTATTTGCCCTTGCAGTAGCTGTGGGATTAATAGCTGCCACTGCAATCTTCTTATACAAGAACAGGCCCATGCAAATGCGCCTTTGTTTTTTTGGACTTCTAGGATCTATAGCGCTTATAGCACTTGAGGTACTCAGGCTGGATAATTTCAAAACAGATTACCAGGTTGCCACTGGCACCTATGCCTGGGGTAGTTTACTTCCTATATTTCTTATCGTCTTCTTCATACTTGCATGGAGAGGTGTAAGAAAAGATCAAAAGCTTATTAAGAGCATGGATAGACTTAGGTAA
- the glyA gene encoding serine hydroxymethyltransferase — protein MQRDTLVFDLIQKELDRQRHGIELIASENFTSLQVMQAMGNVMTNKYAEGYPGRRYYGGCEIVDQTEQLAIDRLKQIFDCEYANVQPHSGAQANAAVMLAVLQPGDAILGLDLSMGGHLTHGSAVNFSGKLYKPHFYGVTREEGLVDYDMLEKQAREIKPKMIICGASAYSRDWDYARIRKVADEVGAFLMCDMAHPAGLIAKGLLSSPYEHCHFVTSTTHKTLRGPRGGIILMKKDFENPFGLKDVKGNTRMMSNLLDMAVFPGTQGGPLEHVIAAKAIAFGEILTDEFTVYAQQVISNAQAMAKAFTAKDYKIISDGTDNHLMLIDLRNKNISGKKAEAVLGKAEITINKNMVPFDDKSAFVTSGIRVGVPAITTRGMKEEHMQFVVDAIDNVLMNPDDEASLSNIRKQVNEYMSQFPLYPELG, from the coding sequence ATGCAACGAGATACTTTGGTATTTGACCTGATACAAAAAGAACTTGACCGACAGCGCCATGGAATAGAGCTTATAGCTTCGGAAAACTTTACCAGCCTACAGGTGATGCAGGCTATGGGAAATGTAATGACCAACAAATATGCAGAAGGTTATCCTGGCAGAAGATATTATGGTGGTTGCGAAATAGTAGACCAGACAGAACAACTTGCAATTGATCGTTTGAAACAAATTTTCGATTGTGAATATGCTAATGTGCAACCGCATAGTGGAGCACAAGCAAACGCTGCAGTGATGCTGGCAGTTTTGCAGCCGGGCGATGCTATCCTTGGCCTCGACCTTAGCATGGGCGGCCACCTTACCCACGGCAGTGCCGTAAACTTTAGTGGAAAATTGTACAAGCCGCATTTTTACGGCGTTACCCGCGAAGAAGGTTTAGTGGATTACGATATGCTGGAAAAGCAGGCAAGGGAAATAAAGCCAAAAATGATCATCTGCGGCGCCAGTGCCTATAGCCGCGATTGGGATTATGCACGCATACGAAAAGTAGCAGATGAGGTAGGTGCGTTCCTGATGTGCGATATGGCTCACCCCGCTGGTCTTATAGCTAAAGGATTGTTGAGCTCGCCATATGAGCATTGCCACTTTGTAACCAGCACTACGCACAAAACGCTTCGCGGCCCACGTGGTGGTATTATCCTGATGAAGAAGGATTTTGAAAATCCTTTTGGATTGAAAGATGTAAAAGGTAACACCCGCATGATGAGCAACCTGCTTGATATGGCTGTTTTCCCTGGCACGCAAGGCGGACCTTTGGAACATGTGATAGCAGCAAAAGCAATTGCTTTCGGTGAAATATTAACTGATGAATTTACTGTGTACGCACAACAAGTGATCAGTAATGCACAGGCAATGGCAAAAGCATTTACTGCAAAAGACTACAAGATCATCAGCGATGGAACAGACAACCACCTGATGCTGATTGACCTGCGCAACAAAAACATTAGTGGTAAAAAAGCTGAGGCTGTACTAGGCAAGGCTGAGATCACCATCAATAAAAACATGGTTCCATTTGATGATAAAAGTGCTTTTGTAACAAGTGGCATTCGTGTTGGCGTACCAGCCATTACTACGCGTGGAATGAAAGAAGAGCATATGCAATTTGTGGTAGATGCTATTGATAATGTGCTGATGAACCCTGACGATGAAGCTTCTTTGAGCAACATCCGTAAGCAGGTGAATGAGTACATGTCGCAGTTCCCACTTTACCCGGAGCTGGGATAG
- a CDS encoding sugar phosphate nucleotidyltransferase — protein sequence MKAIIPVAGAGTKLRPHTYTQPKALIPIAGKTILSFIVDQLYDAGIKEFIFIVGYLGEKIQDYVQFSLPHIKSHFVYQNERQGTGHAIELTKSIVGNDEVFVTLGDTICEYDIKEVVNSPYSMLGVKKVDDPRKFGVAEINEDGFIDHVVEKPAIPKSNMALVGLYKIKETEFLYGCLHHIFQENIKSYGEYNLTDALDCMIQRGARFKAFKVKNWFDCGKKETILESNATLLKKSGGNVQDAHGFEDTIIIPPVSIAPNCSIRNSIIGPHVAIGANTNIQHSILRDSIIGSYTNLFEVVLDNSLIGSDASVRGLSRSLNIGDNTEIDFG from the coding sequence ATGAAAGCAATCATACCCGTGGCCGGTGCGGGAACTAAATTAAGGCCACACACATATACACAACCTAAGGCTCTTATTCCTATAGCAGGTAAAACCATCCTCAGTTTTATAGTAGATCAATTATACGATGCTGGAATAAAAGAGTTCATTTTCATAGTAGGATACTTAGGCGAAAAAATACAGGATTACGTACAATTTTCTCTTCCACATATCAAGAGCCACTTTGTTTACCAAAACGAACGGCAGGGAACGGGACATGCTATAGAGCTTACAAAAAGTATTGTTGGAAATGACGAAGTTTTTGTAACACTGGGTGATACCATTTGTGAATATGATATAAAAGAAGTGGTAAACAGCCCGTACAGCATGCTGGGTGTGAAAAAAGTAGATGACCCACGCAAGTTTGGTGTAGCCGAAATAAATGAAGATGGTTTTATTGACCACGTAGTAGAGAAGCCTGCTATCCCAAAAAGTAATATGGCTTTGGTTGGTCTGTATAAAATAAAGGAAACTGAATTTTTATATGGCTGCTTGCACCATATTTTCCAGGAGAATATAAAAAGCTATGGCGAGTACAACCTGACCGATGCGCTGGATTGTATGATACAGCGTGGTGCACGTTTCAAAGCTTTTAAAGTAAAAAACTGGTTCGATTGCGGGAAGAAGGAAACTATCCTGGAGAGTAATGCTACACTACTTAAAAAGTCTGGTGGCAATGTGCAAGATGCGCATGGATTCGAAGATACGATCATCATTCCTCCTGTGAGTATTGCACCAAATTGTTCCATTCGAAATTCTATTATTGGTCCGCATGTGGCTATTGGAGCCAATACCAATATCCAACATTCTATACTTCGCGATAGTATCATTGGTTCTTATACCAACCTTTTTGAAGTAGTATTGGACAATTCGCTGATTGGAAGCGATGCCTCGGTAAGAGGTCTTAGCCGCAGCCTGAACATTGGTGACAATACAGAAATTGATTTTGGTTAA
- a CDS encoding carboxypeptidase-like regulatory domain-containing protein, with protein sequence MKSKQLLPMLAIMILVFSAGIAQAPKAGAIGGYVKDARNKAPLIEAVITITSDVFEGSKLALTDSTGLYSVKNLPAGTYSVTFEMEGYRKYKQENIVLKEGNSLGVSLQMAREQKQKVRKVDERIVIEN encoded by the coding sequence ATGAAGTCTAAACAGCTGTTGCCTATGCTGGCAATCATGATACTTGTATTTTCCGCAGGAATAGCACAGGCGCCTAAAGCTGGTGCAATAGGTGGATATGTAAAAGATGCGCGAAATAAAGCTCCACTCATAGAAGCAGTTATCACCATCACTTCTGATGTATTTGAAGGATCAAAACTTGCCCTGACAGACTCAACTGGTTTGTATAGTGTAAAGAATTTGCCTGCAGGAACATATAGCGTAACATTCGAAATGGAAGGCTACCGGAAGTATAAGCAGGAGAACATTGTTCTGAAGGAAGGAAACTCACTGGGAGTGAGCCTGCAAATGGCAAGAGAGCAAAAGCAGAAGGTGCGGAAAGTGGATGAGAGGATTGTTATAGAAAATTAA
- a CDS encoding ABC transporter permease: MSKISVVARREFLSRVQKKTFLLSTILLPLIIFGFYAMIIYFSVKTDTALTVAVADRANLFNGAIDDKETEIEFKFIPAETDESLKKKLQTKEYDAIVVIPADATVMNTDAVKILTAKTVSMVTQEKIERRLNNSLEEKRMMAIGINKATMDSIQNRADFNFASIDGEEEKSNVAGIAYGVGMISGFLIYFVLFIYGTMVMRGVMEEKTNRIAEVIISSIKPFQLMMGKIIGIGAVGLVQFIIWGVLVLGLQMLLPLLFPGALDQIASDGAIPAAGMEAGNAKNEMIAGLMAGLKQINILFIFFCFLFYFLGGYFLYSSLFAAVGSAVNEDPQDAQSLMLPITFPIIFGIVIMVKAVNDPNSGLALFGSLFPLTSPIVMMGRLPYGVPAWQLITSFALLIGGFVATTWLAGKIYRTGILMYGKKASWKELLKWAVRKY; encoded by the coding sequence ATGTCTAAAATATCAGTAGTAGCACGCCGCGAGTTTTTATCGCGGGTGCAAAAGAAAACATTCCTGCTAAGTACCATACTGTTGCCGCTTATCATATTCGGCTTCTATGCTATGATCATTTATTTTTCTGTAAAAACAGATACTGCGCTTACTGTAGCTGTTGCTGACAGGGCTAATCTTTTCAATGGCGCTATCGACGATAAGGAGACAGAAATAGAATTCAAGTTCATTCCTGCAGAAACAGATGAGTCGCTGAAGAAAAAACTGCAAACAAAAGAATATGACGCCATTGTCGTAATACCTGCTGATGCCACTGTTATGAACACTGATGCTGTAAAAATTCTTACAGCAAAAACAGTGAGCATGGTAACACAGGAAAAGATTGAACGCAGGCTAAATAATTCTTTGGAAGAAAAAAGAATGATGGCGATTGGCATCAACAAAGCCACCATGGACAGCATTCAAAACAGGGCCGATTTCAACTTTGCTTCTATTGACGGTGAAGAAGAAAAATCAAATGTAGCAGGCATTGCTTATGGAGTAGGCATGATCTCTGGCTTCCTCATTTACTTTGTGCTTTTCATTTATGGCACTATGGTGATGCGCGGAGTTATGGAAGAAAAAACAAATCGTATAGCTGAAGTTATTATCAGCAGTATTAAACCATTCCAACTGATGATGGGAAAGATCATTGGTATAGGCGCTGTTGGCCTGGTGCAGTTTATCATTTGGGGAGTGTTGGTATTAGGATTACAAATGTTATTGCCATTACTCTTCCCGGGAGCACTGGACCAGATAGCAAGTGATGGTGCAATTCCGGCAGCAGGAATGGAAGCAGGCAATGCTAAAAATGAAATGATAGCTGGCCTGATGGCAGGGTTGAAACAGATCAATATCCTGTTTATCTTCTTCTGCTTCCTGTTTTATTTCCTGGGTGGCTACTTCCTTTATTCTTCATTGTTTGCAGCTGTTGGTAGTGCTGTAAACGAAGATCCGCAAGATGCACAAAGCCTTATGCTGCCAATCACCTTCCCAATCATATTTGGTATAGTGATAATGGTAAAAGCGGTAAATGACCCTAATAGCGGGTTGGCACTTTTTGGAAGTTTGTTCCCACTCACTTCTCCTATTGTTATGATGGGAAGGCTGCCTTATGGCGTGCCGGCATGGCAACTAATTACAAGCTTCGCCTTACTAATTGGTGGGTTTGTAGCAACCACATGGTTGGCCGGAAAAATCTACCGTACAGGCATTTTGATGTATGGTAAAAAAGCATCGTGGAAAGAGCTTTTGAAATGGGCAGTTAGAAAATATTAA
- a CDS encoding ABC transporter ATP-binding protein: protein MHLLELRNLKKYYATQKAVDDISFTIDEGSIFGLLGPNGAGKTTLLRMITGIFYPDEGEILFSGRKFNPLSDSLHIGYMPEERGLYKKMKIGEQALYLAQLKGLSRSEAMQKIKYWFERLEMESWWNKKVEDLSKGMSQKLQFVITVLHEPKLVILDEPFSGLDPVNANLIKDEIFELAKKGSTIIFSTHRMEQVEEICDHIVLVNQGKKILDGGVARIKQDFKEHIYSIQLSDIPADIDEAGFKIIKKQRNKLVVKIDDLHNSNHVLQYFISNNIIVEGFNEILPSLNDIFINLVEGTKAARQFQPVA from the coding sequence ATGCACTTACTCGAACTGCGTAACCTGAAAAAATATTATGCTACGCAAAAAGCAGTGGACGACATCAGCTTTACTATTGACGAGGGTAGCATCTTTGGCTTGCTCGGACCAAACGGTGCAGGAAAGACAACCCTTCTGCGTATGATCACCGGCATCTTTTATCCTGATGAAGGTGAAATTCTTTTTAGTGGTAGAAAGTTCAATCCATTAAGTGACAGCCTGCACATTGGCTATATGCCCGAAGAAAGAGGTCTGTATAAAAAGATGAAGATCGGCGAGCAGGCGCTATACCTGGCACAATTAAAAGGTTTAAGTCGTAGCGAGGCTATGCAAAAGATAAAGTATTGGTTTGAGCGCCTTGAAATGGAAAGCTGGTGGAATAAAAAAGTAGAGGACCTGAGTAAAGGAATGAGCCAAAAACTGCAATTTGTAATAACTGTGTTACACGAGCCTAAGCTGGTAATATTAGATGAACCTTTTAGTGGCCTTGACCCGGTAAATGCCAACCTTATCAAAGACGAAATATTTGAATTGGCGAAAAAAGGCAGCACCATCATTTTTAGTACGCACCGCATGGAACAGGTAGAAGAAATATGCGATCATATAGTGCTGGTAAACCAGGGAAAAAAAATACTTGACGGTGGTGTGGCAAGAATAAAACAAGATTTCAAGGAACACATCTACAGCATACAATTATCAGATATACCAGCTGATATTGATGAAGCTGGTTTTAAGATCATAAAAAAGCAGCGAAACAAACTGGTGGTAAAGATTGATGATCTGCATAACAGCAACCATGTATTGCAGTATTTTATTTCTAATAATATCATTGTAGAAGGTTTCAACGAGATACTGCCTTCGCTTAATGATATCTTCATTAACCTGGTAGAAGGCACCAAAGCCGCTCGCCAGTTTCAACCAGTTGCTTAA
- a CDS encoding c-type cytochrome, whose product MKYQVMILMIAMAIGCGQQDNTPPIAAAGQEVSATLGRGKNLFQQNCASCHAKEKELVGPPLAGVEKKWDNKAKLYAFIRNAPQVIKEDKYAHDLWKKYNQTTMMPFPDLTDADIDAILEYVNTK is encoded by the coding sequence ATGAAGTACCAGGTGATGATATTGATGATAGCAATGGCTATAGGTTGTGGACAACAGGATAATACACCACCAATAGCTGCTGCCGGGCAGGAGGTGTCAGCAACATTAGGGCGAGGAAAAAACTTGTTCCAGCAAAATTGTGCATCGTGCCATGCAAAGGAAAAAGAATTGGTAGGACCACCCTTAGCCGGCGTAGAAAAGAAGTGGGATAATAAAGCAAAACTGTATGCCTTCATTCGCAATGCACCACAGGTGATAAAGGAAGATAAATATGCTCATGATCTTTGGAAGAAGTATAACCAGACTACTATGATGCCTTTCCCTGATCTTACCGACGCTGATATAGATGCGATACTTGAGTATGTGAATACTAAGTAG
- a CDS encoding MutS-related protein, with product MQADKTTINDLSIFHHEEEQSVFHHINFTTSTGGKEWMRYLLSHPLNDLNKIKQTQQLLQLIIKHADNWPTIITNGTVMVVERFYDTGIEDIPQHPNVVNATLYKLFNAHDYSLVKYSVNHFIDFCIGLGQLIRLFEQDEQPTILAHLLDQVRHLTNKPVIQTMMQWDKKDQPTHAQMLTFGRFLRRFFKAEALELVDIYSRLDAYYGMAMACKKFNFTFPQIEKSAAPYIEATNLYHLLLHEPVSYNVELNQQTNFLFLTGANMAGKSTFIKAVGVSVYMAHIGMGVPADSFQVSYFDGLLSNIQVEDNITRGESYFFNEVQRIKKTITKINDGRHWLILIDELFKGTNVQDAMKCSTAVIEGLRKMKNTLFILSTHLYEIGEGLKQYPNIKFNYFETHVKEGQLEFSYQLQQGISNDRLGYLILQREGVVDMLERL from the coding sequence ATGCAGGCAGATAAGACCACCATCAACGACCTATCGATCTTTCACCACGAGGAAGAGCAATCGGTTTTTCACCACATCAATTTCACTACTTCTACCGGTGGAAAAGAGTGGATGCGCTACCTGTTGTCGCACCCGCTAAACGACCTCAACAAGATAAAGCAAACGCAGCAGTTGCTACAATTGATCATCAAGCATGCTGACAACTGGCCAACCATAATCACCAACGGAACTGTAATGGTGGTGGAAAGATTTTACGACACAGGTATTGAGGATATTCCGCAGCATCCGAATGTTGTAAATGCTACCCTGTATAAACTGTTCAATGCGCATGACTACTCTCTTGTAAAATATTCTGTCAATCATTTTATTGATTTCTGCATCGGGCTTGGGCAACTCATACGATTGTTTGAACAAGATGAACAGCCTACAATTCTTGCACACCTGCTCGACCAGGTGAGGCACCTGACGAATAAGCCGGTGATACAAACCATGATGCAGTGGGACAAGAAAGACCAGCCTACCCATGCACAAATGCTCACCTTTGGCCGGTTCTTACGTAGGTTTTTTAAGGCCGAAGCACTGGAACTTGTTGACATATACAGCAGGCTGGATGCGTATTATGGTATGGCAATGGCCTGCAAAAAGTTCAACTTTACTTTCCCACAAATAGAGAAGTCTGCGGCACCATATATAGAAGCTACAAACCTGTATCACCTGCTGCTGCATGAGCCGGTTAGCTACAATGTTGAGCTTAACCAACAAACGAATTTCCTGTTTCTTACCGGTGCAAATATGGCCGGCAAAAGCACTTTTATCAAAGCCGTTGGGGTGTCTGTTTACATGGCACATATAGGCATGGGTGTTCCTGCAGATTCATTCCAGGTTAGCTACTTCGATGGTTTGCTAAGTAACATACAAGTAGAAGATAACATCACTCGTGGCGAAAGCTATTTCTTCAATGAAGTACAGCGTATAAAAAAGACCATCACCAAGATCAATGATGGCAGGCATTGGCTGATACTAATAGATGAACTTTTTAAAGGAACCAATGTACAGGATGCTATGAAATGTAGTACCGCTGTAATAGAAGGTTTACGTAAGATGAAGAACACACTGTTCATTCTTTCTACGCACTTATACGAAATAGGTGAAGGACTGAAACAATACCCCAACATTAAGTTCAACTATTTTGAAACGCATGTAAAAGAGGGGCAACTTGAATTTAGTTACCAGCTACAACAAGGCATCAGCAACGACAGGTTAGGCTACCTTATACTGCAACGTGAAGGAGTGGTTGATATGCTGGAAAGGCTATAG